In the Anastrepha obliqua isolate idAnaObli1 chromosome 1, idAnaObli1_1.0, whole genome shotgun sequence genome, one interval contains:
- the LOC129252394 gene encoding protein UXT, with amino-acid sequence MALLNTKNLEIFVNDFLKKDLEELERHIDKYNGEIMEYVQLENTLQTLNENSPGSFKTQMNIGGNIFMEAKVDNTDTILIDVGKGYFLQFSAEEAMKFLDFKVRVLTKECNVLREESVKKRSDIKLALMCIAEQENLYQRKKD; translated from the exons ATGGCTCTTTTAAATacgaaaaatttggaaatatttgTTAATGATTTCCTCAAAAAGGATTTGGAAGAACTAGAGCGCCACATAGATAAATATAATGGGGAGATAATGGAGTATGTCCAACTCGAAAATACACTGCAGACACTAAATGAGAATTCGCCAGGTTCTTTTAAGACCCAAATGA ataTTGGAGGCAATATTTTCATGGAAGCTAAAGTGGATAATACAGACACGATACTGATAGATGTGGGCAAAGGTTACTTCCTACAATTCTCTGCTGAGGAGGCAatgaaatttttagattttaaagTAAGAGTACTAACTAAAGAATGTAATGTGCTACGAGAGGAGAGCGTGAAAAAACGTTCGGATATAAAATTGGCGCTTATGTGCATTGCTGAACAAGAAAATTTATATCAAAGGAAAAAGGATTGA